A region of the Salvia splendens isolate huo1 chromosome 11, SspV2, whole genome shotgun sequence genome:
GTTTTCTCGACCAATTTTTAAATTACGCAACTAGCCAGGACTTGATCAAACTTCACGATTTTGTTATAAAACTTACATGTGCCGGATTGCAGTTAATCTAGATATACTCGGGGACAACTTCCCAGACAATCCATAACCGGTTAGATTCCTACATCCACACTTGGTCAAAATCCTTTACAATTTAACAACATTCATTCAATATTGTGAATTGAAACTCAAACTTACAAAGACACAACACGAAAGGGTTCGGTGCCGGTGCAATGAACGCCGCCCCATGAATGCCCCACCGGCATGCAAGGATCCGCCGCCCAATCCTCCGGCGGATTCACCAACTCCTTCCTCAAATCCTCCATCGCCGCCGCTGACATTCATAGTTCCAAATCATCACACTTCACCAAAATCAAAAAGTTTCACTAAAAAACATACCATCTCTAGTGAGAGTCTTGTTTCCATAGGGCAGGAGCTGGAGGATCTCGGCGGCGTTGATGAGCGGCCCCACCGGAGCACTCGGGGATGGAGAGAGGGTGATTACCACCTTCCCGGAAAGAGGCCAGTTGGTTCCGACCACGCCCTGCCCGGTCTCCGTGACGTTCATTTGTTGGAAGAAGAAGTGGCCGTTGATTTGAACGTCGAAGACTCTCCAGCTGTACGGGCTCGGGCTTCGGCTGTCTTGGAAGTAGAGCGCGATGTAGTAGAGCCCGCTTGTTAACGGAAAATCTGGCCAGTTCAGCGTTAGCGTCTTTCCCCGGCTCATTGTCAGGGCCGACGCAAACGCCTTTTGCGGTGGGATGTTCCAAAACAACGTCGTTGTCACGTTCGAGTGGCTCGTCACGAACGGGCTTTCGTCCTTGTATGGCTCCCAGAACCGGTTAAAAATATCGTCTGGGTAACTGCAAAGTCCTCAAAGACTTTAATCTATTAGTCAAAGCAGAAACGTTTTACCAATTAAGCTGTCAGATGTTTACATGACAGTTATGATCTTTGATTTGGTATAATTTACTTATCACCTAAAATTAAAAGTACCTAATGATGACATCGTCATGCGAGCCAAACCTACTTCTGGCAACTGTCATCAACATCGCTTTGTCGAAGTTGGTGGAGTTGTAGACAGAGCTCTCGAGGTAATGCACCTCGAGAGACGAGATAAAAGGGCTGGAGCCAGCAGGGGTCTGCTGGTTCCTAGCCAGGCATATGCTCAGGATCTTGTTCTGGGCGGCGACGACGGCCTCGTAGAACGACGATCCCCCGCCAGCGAAATCCTCCGTCGTGTTGACGGTGCTCCACTTGGTGCCGTCAATGATCTGGTCGAACACTGGCGGTGCGCTTCCTCCGTCGAAACCCCCATAGAAGTATACGGTCTTGATGAGATACCTGGCGCCCCTAACCACCGGGAAACTGTAGCAATGCTTTGTGGCATGGGCGTTTGGGAAGAATCGAAGGGTTTGCAGCCGAGGGAAGATGTCGGAGCGTTGTAAGGTTGTCGTGTTGCCACTAGAGATGAAGTCGTTGTCGGGGATGTATGTAAGAGCCCCTTCTTTAATTTCGGTTGTAGCGCCGCAACTTATGAGGTAATCTATGTGTAGAATTGAACAAGATTTGGATCAAATTTGTGAACGTGGATGTATTGTATATACATGCATGCAGGGGTGGACGCAGAATTGTTTTTTATGTGGGCTATATTCTCTAAAATTCGTATTCgaaatgttgaaaggaaattattttatgatttattttgaTGACAGATGTTTTTGCATACAAAAAGGTCTAAAGAACGAACCTCGAGGTTGTCGTGCAGCCTGGATTAAGAGGGGGATGCTGACGAGCCATAGGAGGAAGACGCCGGCAGACATGGCAGCAGAGATGGAGGAAGTTTCCGGCGAGGGAGGGGAGAGAGGGAggttggagagagaaaaatggtggaatatggaatggGGAAGTTGGACATGGATTTAGGGGGGATGGTGTGCATGAGGGGCTATGCTTGAAGATAGATTTCTATAACAATTGACTAAGCCTTGAGCTTTAGTTAAATCCCATTTTTCTCCTTCCCCAGTTTAATATTTTGGGGTAGTTTTAATGTTGCGTCGAGGTGAAGTATAATGAATAAATAACGAGTTGatttatgtgaaaatttgtATGCTAGTCTAGTGTAATTATGCATTGTGTCATTTCATATTTCAGTATTCATCTAAGCTATTTGTAATGCTTGTTTTCAGATGATTCAACGAACATAGTTTCTTTACTTAAAGTTTATTGAACTTTGAATACATAGGCTCAAAAGGCCTTCCTTTATGAAAAACATTCAAACAGACATGGCGCAAATGCATCAAAGTATCCAATTACGACAATAACGAGTTTGACATATATATAAGATACTAGTAAAGAGTTTTTTAGCCGTTAAAATGCTCTTATTTTAATCGTTTTTATGGGCCACAATCAAAATGATCATATTTTtccatattttcaatttttttcccttcCTTTTTTCATTCCTATTAAACTCTCCAGCTCAAAAAAATTCCTTCCAAGAAGAAATACTAGAATTAGTAATATCTCTAATGTAACTTGCTACAATTAATAAAGATTTAATATTACTAACAACAAGCGCCTGTAGCTCAGTGGATAGAGCGTCTGTTTCCTAAGCAGAAAGTCGTAGGTTCGACCCCTACCTGGCGCGAACAATGGTATATTGTTTTATTTGACATTTCACATTTTCTAAATTTCtagaattatttatttattttattatcctcatttctatattttatttacttattttggCTTAATTTGGGTTACATATTTGAAATTTCCACTATCATTTCAAATTCTTGCATGGTCTGTTGAGATACACATGTTTCTTGTCAAATGAGGCAACAGCTATGTAACTCAAACATACAAATTATACTTCTCCTAATACTCCAATTTGCATAGTTTGGACTCTGGAAATACACAGAAACAAATAGTGAAGAAtcaaatcaatcccaaatttgaTGCTAGTAGTTGGGATTGGGAAATACACAGAAACAAATGGTGAAGAATCAAGTCAATCCCCtatacaagaaaaaaaatactctagATACCCCACAACGAAATGAAAATAAAACCACATCTCCATCTCTACACACCAAAACATATACTTAGAATGGAGCAGGCAAATAAAACAACCAACCAAGCCAAACAACATCCTCATCTTCGTTTCCCAGACATGCTGAAGGAAGTTACTTTCATCGGAGTCGCCACAACCAGCGGAGCTTCAGGGGAACTCCCCACTGCAAATTTGTCGTGCATGAACCGGCTCTCAATTATGGATTCGTCCTTCAATACTATCTTGTAGCAGTAGCAGCTCTTGAGCCCTTGCTGCTTCTCGTAGCAGTGATGCACGCTGTTCTTCACCTGCTGAAAGTTCCATATCACGCTGAACTTCCCCACCGTAGCAACCAGATGCTTTTCTTGCTTACCACTCTCCGTAACCTGACAAATTCGACAAGTTCGCATTTAATTCAAAGGACATAATCAAAACTAAAACTCCAACACTGCATTCAGTCACATGATAAGATGAAGAAATATAAGCATTACTTAGTTTGCAATCTCTAAAGGAACACAACTGCAGGGTAGAAGACACACACATATATTTAACAAGTGGTTGATATGGTTAACTTTGATTATCATAGCTATAATATCAAAATTCACAAACGAATAAACGACATGCTTACTGAGAATTTGACAAAAGGCTTCCCTGGAAGGTAGATTTTATGTGCACAATTAAGCAGTGTGGACAAGGTCTATCAACCAGGGCATCCGTGTGCACTACCAATATGAATCATAACAAGCAAAAACAACTACTCATGAAGAAGATTCAAGTCCAACAGATCAACTACTATAAATGTAATAACGCAAAAGGATTATACGGGAATACACAGCACATTaacataacaaacaaaaatagcATATGAAAGGATTGAATGGCTATGCCTATTTGCAAGCAGATACATACTCAAGCATGTAAGTCATACACATGCATTTATAGTCAAAAGGGTTAAAAGGTATTATATCTGCAAGAGTAACTTACCCAAGAGAAATGACCAGCATGGAATTTATTACCATCTCCTGCCAGATGTGCATCAACAGGAGTGAGCTTCAGCAACCTCGGAGCTGGAATCTTGTTTCCCATCCGACCAGAAAAGCCAGTTTTCGTCTTACCATCCTTGTCCGTGAACAAAGTGCATATCAAGATCAAATATGTATCTGTGGTGCCCAACACCCACTTCCCATCATAAGTAACATCAACCGATGTTATGGGCAAACCAAGGCCAGGGAATGCAGTTTTCGCCTGCCTCATGGAGGTCCTTGAGTACAATCTAATCTTACCATCAAGCGACCCAACAACAATGGAACCATCTCCAGCCGTTGCAAAACATTGAAAGTTGGTCCCTCTTGAGAACATGTGACCTTGAGTCCAATGCAGCACCGGCGGATTGGCATCTGCAATCTTCTGAACCACTCCCTTCCTGTCACGCATATCCCACTGACACAGATTGTTGTTATCCAGACCCAAGAAAGTCGACTCCGAAGGGTCCAACTGTGATCCCTTTGAATCACTAGTGATATCTTTCATAGTGATATCAACCCCATCTTTTGCAAACTTCCACTCTGTGACAATCTTCCCTGTCTCAATATCCAACTGGCGAAGCCCAGTTGTAGGTGACTTCCCTCCCTTCAATGGACTCATCAGCATCATGTTCGTCTCTCCCCTCATTAAAAGCCCCTTCTTTGGAGTTGCAGAGTTACCAGAACTCGATCCCAAGTTATTGTCATCAAACTTGACATAAACTCCTTTCCCATGAATCCCATGACTGAAGTTCTTGACAACCTGAACTCCTGAATCACTAACCAAGAAACTGTTATCCAATGCCCCCAAAGCCAAGCTCTGAATCCCTCCACCCGTTGCAgcctcctcaaactcctccaaCAAATCCTGGCTCTCCCTCTCCGGAAAATCCACCGGCCTCTTATCCGGAGCCTTCCATTCACCATCATCTGCATCCTCCCACATTGCATCATCCGATTCCTCCGGCTTCACCCAACCTATAAACTCCTTCCCATATATCTTCAATTTGTTCTCCTCCGTGGCTCTCAATCCATAAACATTCTCAAACAAAAAATCCTGAAATTTAGTCACAAAACCCCTATACTCCTCATCCACGAAAAATTTCAACGCCCAAACGCCTCTATCCACAAAATCAACCCTCCTCTGCTC
Encoded here:
- the LOC121755222 gene encoding probable LRR receptor-like serine/threonine-protein kinase At1g67720, which translates into the protein MSAGVFLLWLVSIPLLIQAARQPRDYLISCGATTEIKEGALTYIPDNDFISSGNTTTLQRSDIFPRLQTLRFFPNAHATKHCYSFPVVRGARYLIKTVYFYGGFDGGSAPPVFDQIIDGTKWSTVNTTEDFAGGGSSFYEAVVAAQNKILSICLARNQQTPAGSSPFISSLEVHYLESSVYNSTNFDKAMLMTVARSRFGSHDDVIISYPDDIFNRFWEPYKDESPFVTSHSNVTTTLFWNIPPQKAFASALTMSRGKTLTLNWPDFPLTSGLYYIALYFQDSRSPSPYSWRVFDVQINGHFFFQQMNVTETGQGVVGTNWPLSGKVVITLSPSPSAPVGPLINAAEILQLLPYGNKTLTRDAAAMEDLRKELVNPPEDWAADPCMPVGHSWGGVHCTGTEPFRVVSLNLTGYGLSGKLSPSISRLTAIRHIWLGDNKFHGVMPDMSPLKALETLHLENNQFEGPVPPSLGQLPNLHEVFLQHNKLDSSVPEPLTKRDGLSVRLA
- the LOC121755865 gene encoding protein CYPRO4-like gives rise to the protein MGGSQSREGLELSDSEYSDEEKEESQEHAEDRSPQVSAKTLDEVDSRLQALKLKYPSNASPSPQKPKVDLRNAVKLYLHIGGNTPKAKWVVSEKLSYYKFVKKLKIDDEDEYEEDELRRGEGFWVLKIGEKISVRVSSDLQMKFFGEQRRVDFVDRGVWALKFFVDEEYRGFVTKFQDFLFENVYGLRATEENKLKIYGKEFIGWVKPEESDDAMWEDADDGEWKAPDKRPVDFPERESQDLLEEFEEAATGGGIQSLALGALDNSFLVSDSGVQVVKNFSHGIHGKGVYVKFDDNNLGSSSGNSATPKKGLLMRGETNMMLMSPLKGGKSPTTGLRQLDIETGKIVTEWKFAKDGVDITMKDITSDSKGSQLDPSESTFLGLDNNNLCQWDMRDRKGVVQKIADANPPVLHWTQGHMFSRGTNFQCFATAGDGSIVVGSLDGKIRLYSRTSMRQAKTAFPGLGLPITSVDVTYDGKWVLGTTDTYLILICTLFTDKDGKTKTGFSGRMGNKIPAPRLLKLTPVDAHLAGDGNKFHAGHFSWVTESGKQEKHLVATVGKFSVIWNFQQVKNSVHHCYEKQQGLKSCYCYKIVLKDESIIESRFMHDKFAVGSSPEAPLVVATPMKVTSFSMSGKRR